One bacterium DNA segment encodes these proteins:
- a CDS encoding carboxymuconolactone decarboxylase family protein, which translates to MTKNFKKERERLNRIVMKYARLGIKRLYSLDTLVYQKGALSKKTKEMLGLASSLVLRCDDCIHYHIARCYEEGVTDEELEETLAIAAVIGGTITIPHLRRALNIWDGMRSKNKGRRMQKGK; encoded by the coding sequence TTGACTAAAAATTTTAAAAAAGAACGCGAAAGATTGAACCGGATCGTCATGAAATACGCCCGGCTTGGGATCAAGCGTCTATACAGTCTGGATACGCTCGTATACCAGAAAGGCGCGCTTAGTAAAAAGACAAAGGAAATGCTTGGCCTGGCGTCATCGCTTGTTCTGCGCTGCGACGACTGCATTCATTACCATATCGCCCGATGTTATGAAGAAGGCGTGACCGACGAGGAACTCGAAGAGACACTCGCCATTGCCGCGGTTATCGGGGGTACAATAACGATCCCGCACCTGCGCCGGGCGCTTAACATCTGGGACGGTATGCGGTCTAAAAATAAGGGAAGAAGAATGCAAAAGGGAAAATAA
- a CDS encoding T9SS type A sorting domain-containing protein has product MNNNKERGLLPFVIIIFLMLACVIFAQQTYNLEIIFHTECPVDSAEYFGVALSSAGDVNDDGYDDIMIGSTARFFSGMQDSSHGHAYIYCGGPVMDTVVDISLPGEHPLDAFGASVCNLGDVNCDSVDDIAVGAVNCTQIDSCGRVYIYFGSSSMDSIPDLVLKGDFCTAFGVAITAGDINGDGWNDIIVGEYAYNWLTLDGRAYIYYGGPLLDTIPDIILNGHNSECFGHTIGSGGDLNSDGFEDVVVGADENSESYGGAGKVYAFFGGNPMDTVPDCWLHGEGVNHYLGWYNVSIADNVTSFDRMTTSTWHYSEAGRSGKIYVLYGGSPMDTILDVWMVGYTDSSGSGGLGYWSATANKADGDNYADVLGGAPGYNNGTGYLWLGALSMDTTPDGWLSCGNSGYRNIGDRVASAGDVNGDGFDEVMFSNYAADSNKSVWVCRYTGPGVVEQRTEGIAHIMAFTVYPTIFTDKLVIKCQIPNDKYQMNAKVQMSLKIYDILGREVIKYDIENPEGKTVVDVDARHLSAGVYFIQVEVEGIKEVQKVIKLK; this is encoded by the coding sequence ATGAATAATAATAAAGAGAGAGGTTTGCTACCATTCGTCATTATTATTTTCTTAATGTTAGCCTGCGTAATTTTTGCCCAGCAGACCTATAATCTGGAGATAATCTTTCATACCGAGTGTCCGGTGGATTCCGCGGAGTATTTCGGCGTGGCGTTATCATCCGCCGGTGACGTAAACGATGACGGATACGATGATATCATGATTGGATCTACAGCCCGGTTTTTCAGTGGCATGCAGGATAGTTCCCATGGGCACGCATATATCTACTGTGGAGGTCCTGTCATGGATACAGTCGTCGATATCTCATTGCCCGGTGAGCATCCACTTGATGCTTTCGGTGCGAGCGTCTGCAATTTAGGTGATGTCAACTGTGATAGTGTTGACGATATTGCCGTAGGTGCGGTAAATTGTACCCAGATTGACAGCTGCGGCAGGGTATATATTTATTTTGGTAGTTCTTCCATGGATAGTATTCCGGATCTTGTTTTAAAAGGCGATTTTTGTACGGCGTTTGGTGTTGCTATTACCGCAGGTGATATCAATGGTGATGGGTGGAATGATATCATAGTCGGTGAATATGCATATAATTGGCTTACTCTTGACGGTCGGGCTTATATATATTATGGTGGTCCATTGTTAGACACCATTCCAGATATTATATTAAATGGACACAACAGTGAATGCTTTGGGCACACGATCGGCTCCGGCGGTGATTTGAATTCGGATGGATTTGAAGATGTGGTGGTCGGCGCGGATGAAAACTCCGAATCCTATGGCGGCGCAGGTAAGGTTTATGCCTTTTTCGGCGGTAATCCCATGGACACAGTCCCCGACTGCTGGTTGCATGGCGAGGGCGTAAATCATTATTTAGGGTGGTATAATGTTTCAATTGCTGATAATGTCACCTCTTTTGACCGAATGACCACCAGTACTTGGCATTACAGCGAAGCAGGCAGGAGTGGCAAGATCTATGTCTTATATGGCGGCTCCCCGATGGATACAATACTGGACGTGTGGATGGTGGGTTATACGGATTCAAGCGGTAGTGGCGGTCTAGGATATTGGTCGGCAACAGCCAACAAAGCTGATGGTGATAACTATGCTGATGTGCTTGGAGGAGCGCCTGGGTATAATAATGGTACAGGTTATCTGTGGCTTGGTGCTTTATCTATGGACACAACGCCTGATGGATGGCTATCCTGCGGAAATTCAGGCTATCGCAACATCGGTGATCGTGTCGCCTCTGCCGGCGATGTCAATGGCGATGGGTTTGACGAGGTGATGTTTTCCAACTATGCCGCCGATTCCAATAAATCGGTCTGGGTATGTAGGTATACGGGACCGGGGGTAGTGGAGCAGAGAACAGAAGGTATTGCCCATATTATGGCATTTACAGTGTATCCTACTATCTTTACTGATAAACTTGTGATTAAATGTCAAATTCCAAATGACAAATATCAAATGAATGCCAAAGTACAAATGTCATTGAAGATTTACGACATTTTAGGTCGGGAGGTGATAAAATATGATATAGAAAATCCGGAGGGAAAAACCGTAGTAGATGTGGATGCGCGCCATCTGTCCGCGGGCGTATATTTCATACAGGTGGAGGTGGAGGGTATCAAGGAGGTGCAGAAGGTGATAAAACTAAAATAA
- a CDS encoding IS3 family transposase: MLVNKLTKEERLNQSQALQTVGLARSTYHYQSTKGSRKERFYDPALCETILAVRKQAQVYGYRKTWARLRALGWLVNKKRVLRYARHLGLLQPRKIKGQSFTRPAMVRPVVSNVYWEEDLTPVWCGDQTGYLFAVIDGCDKELPGEHFGDRCRSDEAADVMEQAVRKRFNGPVPPDHRLVLRIDRGTQFTARKFRERARTLNVILEYAGIKCPDDKPYIEAFFSKYKIEEVYRNEYRNLAEAKAGWELYRVWHENERVHQSLGYRTPHEIYEMHKVNLALQVKMTNIYQVPLCPE; this comes from the coding sequence ATGTTAGTGAATAAATTGACCAAAGAGGAGCGTTTAAATCAAAGCCAGGCCCTGCAGACGGTTGGCCTGGCGCGCAGCACTTATCATTATCAGTCGACAAAAGGCTCGCGGAAGGAACGGTTCTATGATCCCGCGCTCTGTGAAACGATACTCGCGGTGCGTAAGCAGGCGCAGGTTTACGGGTATCGGAAGACCTGGGCGCGGCTGCGGGCGCTGGGCTGGTTAGTGAACAAAAAGCGGGTCTTGCGCTATGCGCGGCATTTAGGGCTTTTGCAGCCCCGGAAGATCAAAGGTCAGTCCTTTACCCGGCCCGCAATGGTGCGGCCCGTAGTTTCCAATGTCTACTGGGAGGAGGATCTGACGCCGGTGTGGTGCGGGGATCAAACCGGCTATTTATTCGCCGTGATCGACGGCTGCGACAAGGAACTGCCGGGTGAGCATTTTGGGGATCGGTGCCGGTCGGACGAAGCCGCGGACGTCATGGAACAGGCGGTCCGGAAACGGTTTAATGGGCCGGTGCCGCCGGATCACCGGTTAGTTTTGCGAATCGACCGGGGCACGCAGTTCACCGCCCGCAAGTTTCGAGAACGCGCGCGGACCCTGAACGTCATCTTAGAGTATGCGGGGATCAAGTGTCCGGACGACAAACCGTACATCGAGGCTTTCTTCAGCAAATACAAGATCGAGGAGGTCTATCGCAACGAATATCGCAATTTAGCGGAAGCAAAAGCAGGCTGGGAATTATATCGGGTCTGGCATGAAAACGAACGGGTCCATCAAAGCTTGGGCTATCGGACCCCTCATGAAATCTATGAGATGCACAAGGTGAATCTTGCTTTGCAGGTTAAAATGACTAACATATATCAAGTCCCTTTATGTCCAGAATAG
- a CDS encoding helix-turn-helix domain-containing protein, with product MNRKIWTLEEKLGVVLAMLKGEESVAAICARYQVSETMAYRWRDQFLASGKKGLLDGRTKKGRDPMVEENRRLKELVGSLSLIIDAQKKLMGH from the coding sequence ATGAACCGCAAGATTTGGACGCTCGAGGAAAAGCTTGGGGTGGTATTGGCGATGTTAAAGGGCGAGGAATCCGTGGCGGCGATCTGCGCGCGCTATCAGGTCAGCGAAACGATGGCCTACCGGTGGCGCGATCAGTTCCTGGCGAGCGGGAAAAAAGGCTTGCTGGACGGTCGGACGAAGAAAGGTCGGGATCCCATGGTTGAGGAGAATCGGCGTTTGAAGGAGTTGGTCGGGAGCCTGTCGTTGATCATTGACGCTCAAAAAAAGCTTATGGGTCATTAA